One segment of Pyrococcus sp. ST04 DNA contains the following:
- a CDS encoding 50S ribosomal protein L14e, which translates to MPAIEVGRIAVVIAGRRAGQKVVVVDIIDKNFVLVTGAGLNKVKRRRMNIKHIEPLPEKINIPRGASDEEVRQALEQAGISLA; encoded by the coding sequence ATGCCTGCTATAGAGGTTGGTAGAATTGCTGTTGTAATTGCAGGAAGAAGAGCTGGGCAGAAGGTAGTCGTTGTTGACATAATTGACAAGAACTTTGTCTTAGTTACTGGGGCTGGCCTTAATAAGGTAAAGAGAAGAAGAATGAACATAAAGCACATTGAGCCACTCCCTGAGAAAATTAACATCCCAAGGGGAGCAAGCGACGAAGAAGTTAGGCAAGCTCTTGAGCAAGCAGGGATAAGCCTTGCCTAA
- a CDS encoding 50S ribosomal protein L34e → MKPMYRSRSWRRKYVRTPGGRVVVHFERRKPKIAHCAICGRPLNGIPRGRPVEMRKLPKTKKRPERPMPHLCPRCMRRVMKEQIRSQLA, encoded by the coding sequence CAAGGTCATGGAGAAGGAAGTACGTTAGAACCCCTGGTGGAAGAGTCGTTGTGCACTTTGAGAGAAGAAAGCCAAAAATAGCCCACTGTGCCATCTGCGGAAGACCCCTAAATGGTATTCCAAGGGGGAGACCTGTTGAAATGAGAAAGCTTCCAAAGACTAAGAAGAGACCGGAGAGGCCAATGCCACACCTCTGTCCAAGGTGTATGCGCAGGGTTATGAAGGAGCAGATTAGATCTCAGCTTGCCTGA
- a CDS encoding DUF2118 family protein: MARIPQLFVEATYEECFDDNGKAKYDCIVIQGNIEVKLKKGDKLPEFIEKEKAKFLAKEVYDRFHFYVDQYEHKMRVDAIIIYPDRRTRIELKKGDELLLLPVEGYVVTLIADVGNRVRKGDAFAAVTTKKGEVHYMKPPKPGTVVYIDEFTNRPNYVYYILPEE, encoded by the coding sequence ATGGCAAGGATCCCTCAACTTTTCGTTGAGGCAACATATGAAGAGTGCTTTGATGATAATGGTAAGGCAAAGTACGATTGTATTGTAATACAGGGAAACATAGAAGTTAAGTTGAAAAAAGGGGACAAGTTGCCAGAATTCATTGAGAAGGAAAAGGCAAAGTTTTTAGCAAAAGAAGTCTATGATAGGTTTCACTTCTATGTTGACCAGTACGAACACAAAATGAGGGTAGACGCCATAATAATATACCCAGATAGAAGGACTAGGATTGAGCTGAAGAAGGGAGATGAACTACTCCTACTACCTGTCGAGGGATACGTCGTAACTTTAATTGCAGATGTTGGAAATAGGGTCAGAAAGGGGGATGCATTTGCTGCAGTAACAACCAAAAAGGGGGAAGTACACTATATGAAGCCTCCAAAACCAGGAACAGTCGTTTACATTGACGAATTTACTAATAGACCAAACTACGTCTACTATATCCTCCCAGAAGAGTGA
- a CDS encoding type II toxin-antitoxin system VapC family toxin, with translation MILVLDSSVFIQGIDVEGYTTPKVVEEIKDRESRVFLEGLIASGKVKIVEPSKESVKKVKSVARETGELEELSEADIEVLALAYELRAIVFSDDYNVQNVASFLGLKFKTTKRGIKRKIKWVYVCIGCGRKFKELPPGGVCPDCGSPLKLLPRRKL, from the coding sequence TTGATTCTCGTTCTTGACTCTTCAGTTTTTATTCAAGGTATTGATGTCGAGGGATACACTACACCAAAGGTCGTTGAGGAGATTAAAGATAGGGAATCTAGAGTCTTCCTAGAAGGGCTAATAGCATCTGGAAAGGTTAAAATTGTTGAACCATCAAAAGAGTCTGTTAAGAAAGTTAAGTCAGTAGCAAGAGAAACTGGTGAACTTGAGGAACTTAGTGAGGCTGACATAGAGGTTCTTGCACTAGCGTATGAGCTTAGGGCAATTGTTTTCTCAGATGATTACAACGTTCAGAATGTTGCAAGTTTTCTTGGTCTTAAGTTTAAAACAACGAAGAGGGGGATAAAGAGGAAAATTAAGTGGGTATATGTCTGCATAGGTTGTGGTAGGAAGTTTAAGGAACTCCCTCCTGGAGGAGTTTGTCCCGATTGCGGTAGCCCACTCAAGCTTTTACCAAGGAGGAAACTTTAA
- a CDS encoding histone deacetylase family protein → MIGEIYYSRKFLEHRPSTYHPENPGRLWVAITAIRDLGLDNHILEPHPVDEDYVRKIHDPRYVDLVKNAVREGRRYLDPDTYVSPGTWEAALLALGAARQTALTALHYGGLNMALVRPPGHHAGKNGRAMGAPTLGFCIFNNAASAVIALKEEGCENVVVIDFDAHHGNGTQEIFWEDPHVIHIDLHEKEIYPWTGYETEIGGGLAKGTKINLPMPHYSEDPDYIYVWNEIVLPILDRIKPKVIVISAGFDGFKGDGLTTLKLTERFFSYAGATLRKYPIAFILEGGYDIGLRKGFPAFIRGYSDEKIRDDGSPSYETLKLVESVKDILSPWWPF, encoded by the coding sequence ATGATAGGGGAAATATATTACTCAAGAAAGTTCCTTGAACATAGACCATCGACATATCATCCAGAGAATCCTGGGAGGTTATGGGTAGCAATAACAGCTATTAGAGATCTCGGCCTAGATAACCATATTTTAGAGCCTCATCCAGTAGACGAGGACTATGTGAGGAAGATCCACGATCCTAGATATGTAGATTTAGTTAAAAATGCAGTGAGAGAGGGAAGAAGATATCTAGATCCTGACACATATGTTTCTCCAGGTACTTGGGAGGCAGCCCTTCTAGCTCTTGGTGCGGCTAGGCAGACAGCACTTACGGCTTTACATTATGGAGGTCTCAATATGGCCCTTGTGAGACCTCCTGGCCATCATGCAGGAAAAAATGGTAGGGCTATGGGAGCTCCAACATTGGGATTCTGCATATTCAACAATGCTGCTTCTGCCGTTATTGCACTAAAAGAAGAAGGATGTGAGAATGTTGTTGTGATAGACTTTGACGCTCATCATGGTAATGGTACACAGGAAATATTCTGGGAAGACCCGCACGTTATCCATATAGACCTTCATGAAAAGGAGATTTATCCTTGGACTGGCTATGAAACGGAAATTGGTGGGGGATTAGCTAAAGGGACAAAAATAAATCTCCCAATGCCTCACTATTCAGAAGATCCTGACTATATATATGTATGGAATGAAATTGTTCTTCCTATTTTAGATAGAATTAAGCCAAAAGTTATTGTTATTTCTGCAGGTTTTGATGGATTCAAGGGGGATGGTCTAACTACACTGAAGTTAACAGAAAGGTTCTTCTCTTATGCAGGTGCTACATTAAGAAAATATCCCATAGCCTTTATCTTGGAGGGAGGGTACGATATTGGGCTTAGAAAAGGTTTTCCTGCCTTTATAAGAGGGTATTCGGATGAAAAGATCAGGGACGATGGTAGCCCAAGCTATGAAACTTTGAAATTAGTTGAGTCTGTTAAGGATATTTTGAGTCCTTGGTGGCCTTTTTAA
- the serS gene encoding serine--tRNA ligase — protein sequence MLDIKLIREKPELVKNDLIKRGELEKVKWIDEILKLDAEWRTKLKEINKLRHERNKIAIEIGKRRKAGEPVDDLLAKSKEIVRKIETLEKEVEELRKRIDYYLWRLPNITHPSVPVGKDENDNVPIRFWGKARVWKGHLERFLEQSQGKMEYEVLEWKPKLHVDLLEILGGADFARAAKVSGSRFYYLLNEIVILDLALIRFALDRLIEKGFTPVIPPYMVRRFVEEGATTFEDFEDVIYKVEGEDLYLIPTAEHPLAGLHANEILDGKDLPLLYVAFSPCFRKEAGTAGKDTKGIFRVHQFHKVEQFVYSRPEESWEWHERIIRNAEELFQELEIPYRVVNICTGDLGYVAAKKYDIEAWMPGQGRFREVVSASNCTDWQARRLNIRFRDRTDEKPRYVHTLNSTAIATSRAIVAILENHQQEDGTVKIPKVLWKYTGFKEIVPVDKKEGCCKT from the coding sequence ATGCTAGATATCAAGCTTATACGTGAGAAGCCAGAGTTAGTGAAGAACGATCTGATAAAGAGGGGAGAGCTTGAGAAAGTTAAGTGGATAGATGAGATACTAAAACTTGATGCAGAGTGGAGAACAAAGTTGAAAGAAATCAACAAGCTGAGACATGAAAGAAACAAGATAGCAATTGAGATAGGGAAGAGAAGAAAGGCAGGAGAACCTGTTGATGATCTCTTGGCTAAGAGTAAAGAAATAGTCAGAAAGATAGAAACACTAGAAAAAGAAGTTGAAGAGCTGAGGAAGAGAATAGATTATTATCTCTGGAGACTGCCCAACATAACACATCCGAGTGTTCCTGTTGGAAAGGACGAAAATGACAACGTTCCAATAAGGTTCTGGGGAAAGGCTAGAGTTTGGAAAGGTCATTTGGAGAGATTTTTAGAGCAGAGCCAAGGAAAAATGGAGTATGAAGTTCTTGAATGGAAACCAAAGCTTCATGTTGATCTTTTGGAGATCCTTGGAGGGGCCGACTTTGCAAGAGCGGCCAAAGTTAGTGGTTCAAGATTCTACTATCTCCTTAATGAGATAGTGATCCTTGACCTGGCCCTCATAAGATTTGCCCTTGATAGGCTTATAGAGAAGGGGTTCACGCCAGTTATTCCTCCTTACATGGTTAGGAGATTCGTTGAAGAAGGTGCAACGACATTTGAGGATTTTGAGGATGTAATATACAAGGTTGAGGGTGAAGATCTATATCTCATTCCAACGGCAGAGCATCCATTAGCTGGCCTTCATGCGAACGAGATTCTTGACGGAAAAGATTTACCCCTTCTCTATGTGGCCTTCAGTCCATGCTTTAGAAAAGAAGCAGGCACCGCTGGAAAAGACACGAAGGGGATATTCAGAGTTCATCAGTTCCACAAGGTTGAGCAGTTCGTATACTCAAGACCAGAAGAAAGTTGGGAGTGGCATGAGAGAATAATAAGAAATGCAGAAGAACTATTCCAGGAGCTTGAGATACCTTATAGGGTCGTTAATATATGTACTGGGGATCTTGGATATGTTGCGGCAAAGAAGTACGATATAGAAGCATGGATGCCAGGTCAAGGGAGATTTAGAGAAGTAGTGTCTGCAAGTAATTGTACAGATTGGCAAGCTAGGAGACTTAATATAAGATTCAGGGACAGAACTGATGAAAAGCCAAGGTACGTCCACACTTTGAACTCAACGGCAATAGCAACTTCGAGGGCAATTGTCGCAATATTGGAAAATCATCAGCAAGAAGATGGGACAGTAAAAATACCGAAGGTTCTTTGGAAGTACACGGGATTCAAGGAGATTGTCCCGGTTGATAAGAAAGAGGGGTGTTGTAAGACTTGA
- the for gene encoding tungsten-containing formaldehyde ferredoxin oxidoreductase → MKGWWGRILRVNLTTGEVKVQEYSPEIAKKFIGGRGLAAWILWNEVKGVDPLSPENKLVFASGPFNGLPTPSGGKMVVAAKSPLTGGYGDGNLGTMATVHLRKAGYDALVVEGKAKKPVYIYIEDDNVSILSAEGLWGKGTFETERELKKIHGKNVGILSIGPAGEHLVKYAVVMSQEGRAAGRPGMGAVMGSKKLKAVVIRGTKEIPVADKEELRKLSQEAYEAILNAPGYPFWKRQGTMAAVEWTNENYALPTRNFQDGQFEFARSIDGYTLEGMKIKQRGCPYCNMPCGNVVLDAEGQESELDYENVALLGSNLGIGKLNEVAVLNRIADDMGMDTISLGVSIGFVMEAKERGLLKEGPEFGDFKGARELAYDIAYRRGELGNFAAEGVMRMAEKLGDDSFAMHVKGLEVSGYNSYIYPAMALAYGTSSIGAHHKEAWVIAWEIGTAPIEGEKAKKVEYKITYDPIKAQKVVELQRLRGGLFEMLTACRLPWVEIGLSLDYYPKLLKAITGVNYTWDDLYTAADRVYALIRAYWVREFNGNWDRTKDYPPKRWFIEGLKSGPYKGQHLDKEKYDALLSEYYKLRGWDERGIPKKETLEKLGLDFVIPELEKVTKLT, encoded by the coding sequence ATGAAAGGCTGGTGGGGAAGGATTCTTAGAGTTAACTTGACCACGGGGGAAGTTAAAGTTCAGGAATATTCTCCAGAAATCGCCAAAAAGTTCATTGGAGGAAGAGGACTAGCTGCGTGGATTCTGTGGAATGAAGTCAAAGGCGTAGATCCTCTAAGTCCAGAAAACAAGCTAGTCTTTGCATCTGGTCCATTTAATGGTCTTCCAACCCCTAGTGGTGGAAAAATGGTAGTTGCTGCGAAGAGTCCACTCACTGGCGGTTACGGTGATGGGAACCTTGGAACAATGGCCACTGTACATTTAAGGAAAGCTGGATACGATGCTCTCGTCGTTGAAGGAAAGGCTAAGAAGCCTGTATACATTTATATTGAGGATGACAACGTTAGCATATTGAGTGCTGAAGGGCTGTGGGGCAAAGGAACCTTTGAGACTGAAAGGGAGCTCAAAAAGATACATGGAAAGAACGTTGGAATTCTAAGCATAGGGCCTGCTGGAGAGCACTTAGTCAAATACGCTGTTGTAATGTCCCAAGAAGGAAGAGCTGCGGGAAGACCAGGAATGGGAGCAGTTATGGGAAGTAAAAAGCTAAAAGCAGTTGTAATCAGGGGAACGAAAGAAATTCCAGTTGCAGACAAGGAAGAACTCAGAAAGCTTAGCCAGGAAGCCTATGAGGCAATACTCAATGCTCCAGGATATCCATTCTGGAAGAGACAGGGAACTATGGCAGCAGTAGAATGGACAAATGAGAACTATGCACTTCCAACAAGAAACTTCCAGGATGGCCAGTTCGAATTTGCAAGATCAATTGATGGATACACGCTAGAAGGAATGAAAATCAAGCAGAGAGGCTGTCCCTATTGTAACATGCCTTGTGGAAACGTAGTCCTTGACGCTGAGGGTCAGGAGAGTGAACTTGATTATGAAAACGTCGCTTTGCTCGGTTCAAATCTTGGAATCGGGAAGCTTAACGAGGTCGCAGTTCTTAACAGGATAGCTGACGACATGGGAATGGATACGATAAGCCTTGGTGTCTCCATAGGCTTTGTCATGGAAGCCAAAGAGAGAGGATTACTTAAGGAGGGCCCAGAGTTTGGAGACTTCAAGGGAGCTAGAGAGCTTGCCTATGACATAGCTTACCGCAGAGGAGAGCTTGGAAACTTTGCGGCTGAGGGAGTTATGAGGATGGCTGAGAAGCTGGGTGACGACAGCTTTGCAATGCATGTCAAGGGCCTTGAAGTTAGCGGTTATAACAGCTATATCTACCCAGCAATGGCACTCGCATATGGAACGAGCTCAATAGGTGCTCACCATAAAGAAGCTTGGGTCATAGCGTGGGAGATAGGTACCGCACCCATAGAGGGGGAGAAGGCAAAGAAAGTAGAGTACAAGATAACCTATGACCCCATAAAGGCCCAAAAGGTTGTTGAGCTTCAGAGGTTGAGAGGCGGTCTATTCGAGATGCTTACTGCATGTAGGTTACCATGGGTCGAGATAGGATTAAGCTTGGACTACTATCCAAAGCTCCTCAAGGCAATTACGGGAGTTAACTACACATGGGATGACTTGTACACGGCAGCAGACAGAGTTTATGCCCTCATCAGAGCCTATTGGGTTAGAGAGTTCAACGGGAACTGGGATAGAACAAAGGATTATCCACCCAAGAGGTGGTTCATTGAGGGACTTAAGAGCGGTCCATACAAAGGACAACACCTCGACAAGGAGAAGTATGATGCATTACTTTCAGAGTACTATAAGCTCAGAGGATGGGATGAAAGAGGAATTCCCAAGAAAGAGACACTTGAAAAGCTTGGCCTTGACTTCGTTATTCCAGAACTCGAAAAGGTTACCAAATTAACTTAG
- the cmk gene encoding (d)CMP kinase encodes MPKGCLVITVSGLAGSGTTTLCRKLAQHYGLKHIYAGLIFRQMAKEMGMTLEEFQKYAELHPEIDREVDRRQIEAAKECNVVIEGRLAGWMVKNADLKIWLDAPIRVRAERVAKREGISVEEAFMKIAEREKQNRKRYLNLYGIDINDLSIYDLIIDTSKWSPDGVFAIVKAAIDHLDPVGDAGSKKEKEVG; translated from the coding sequence ATGCCAAAGGGGTGCCTCGTTATTACTGTAAGTGGCCTTGCAGGCTCGGGGACAACCACTTTGTGTAGAAAGCTTGCCCAACATTATGGGCTAAAGCATATTTATGCAGGGCTGATATTTAGACAAATGGCTAAGGAAATGGGAATGACGCTCGAAGAATTCCAGAAATACGCTGAACTTCATCCGGAGATTGATAGGGAAGTTGATAGGAGACAAATTGAAGCTGCGAAGGAGTGTAATGTTGTAATTGAGGGGAGATTGGCAGGGTGGATGGTAAAAAACGCCGATCTTAAGATATGGCTTGATGCTCCAATAAGGGTTAGGGCTGAAAGAGTTGCAAAAAGGGAAGGAATTAGTGTTGAAGAGGCCTTTATGAAGATAGCCGAAAGAGAAAAGCAGAACAGGAAAAGATATTTAAACCTATATGGTATCGACATTAACGACCTTTCAATATATGATTTAATAATTGACACATCTAAATGGTCGCCGGATGGGGTCTTCGCAATTGTGAAGGCCGCTATAGACCACCTGGACCCCGTCGGCGACGCGGGGTCAAAAAAGGAGAAGGAGGTGGGATGA
- a CDS encoding 26S protease regulatory subunit, translating to MDRLQLLQVQKCEEEFEKALALGQYDKARLIALRCSELLRKLASENLSLSHILLEQAKDWEKKAKNVHKRKAKGKDEYIERIKLLIKRSNVTWSDIGGLHEAKKMISQAVGISIAKAPIEPPQGILLFGPPGTGKSLLASAVASSLNATFFSVKASDLLSKYFGESSKLVSALFSLARQLSPSVVFIDEVDSLTIKRSSLDDAARRMIGTLLAEIDGFKESRGKVILLTTTNAPWDLDEAMLSRLPIRIYVPLPDTKAAEEIFKIHLRGIPYRLNLTKLAREAVKRLYSGREIANVVKIATMKMLEDMNPELSDPLRVSTLTGKNLAMRPLDLNDFKEAFKKIKSPITKTDIRKYEKWAKEFGLS from the coding sequence ATGGATAGGCTGCAACTTCTACAAGTTCAGAAATGCGAAGAAGAGTTTGAGAAGGCCCTCGCATTAGGGCAGTATGATAAGGCTAGGCTAATAGCTCTTAGATGCTCAGAACTTTTGAGAAAACTAGCAAGTGAGAACCTATCATTGTCCCATATACTCCTTGAACAGGCCAAAGATTGGGAAAAGAAAGCAAAAAATGTACATAAAAGAAAGGCCAAGGGAAAAGATGAATACATTGAAAGGATAAAGCTGTTAATAAAAAGAAGTAATGTTACGTGGAGTGATATTGGAGGGTTACATGAGGCAAAGAAAATGATTTCACAAGCCGTTGGTATAAGTATTGCAAAAGCTCCAATAGAGCCTCCCCAGGGAATTCTACTTTTTGGCCCTCCAGGAACTGGTAAAAGCCTACTTGCAAGTGCTGTAGCTAGTAGTTTGAATGCCACATTTTTCAGTGTAAAGGCTAGTGACTTGCTAAGCAAATACTTTGGTGAATCTTCAAAGCTTGTTTCAGCGTTATTTTCTCTGGCAAGACAGCTAAGCCCAAGTGTCGTGTTCATAGACGAAGTTGACTCACTAACGATCAAAAGATCTTCTCTCGATGATGCTGCGAGGAGAATGATAGGAACTCTACTTGCTGAAATTGATGGGTTCAAGGAGAGTAGAGGTAAGGTAATTCTGCTAACGACAACTAATGCACCTTGGGATCTTGATGAAGCAATGCTTTCTAGGCTACCTATAAGGATCTACGTGCCACTACCAGATACTAAAGCTGCAGAAGAAATTTTCAAAATTCACCTAAGAGGGATACCTTACCGTCTAAACTTGACAAAATTAGCTAGAGAGGCTGTGAAAAGGCTTTATTCGGGGAGAGAGATAGCCAATGTGGTAAAAATTGCAACGATGAAAATGCTTGAAGACATGAACCCAGAGCTAAGTGACCCTCTTAGAGTTTCAACACTCACTGGGAAGAACTTGGCAATGAGGCCACTGGATCTTAATGACTTTAAAGAAGCTTTCAAGAAAATTAAGAGCCCAATCACAAAGACAGACATAAGGAAATATGAAAAATGGGCAAAAGAGTTTGGACTAAGTTAA